A single region of the Mycobacterium lentiflavum genome encodes:
- a CDS encoding NAD(P)H-dependent glycerol-3-phosphate dehydrogenase — translation MASTAGAVAVMGAGAWGTSLAKVLAEAREGAEPEAQIRLWARRSDVAEQINATRYNPAYLPGTPLPPGIRATADAAEALHGATTVLLGVPAQNLRSNLEQWAPLIADGATLVSLAKGIELGTLMRMSQVIVSVTGVDTSQVAVISGPNLASEIAECQPTATVVACSDSGRAVALQRMLNTGYFRPYTNSDVVGTEIGGACKNVIALACGMAAGVGLGENTAAAIITRGLAEIMRLGIALGAKGATLAGLAGVGDLVATCTSPHSRNRSMGERLGRGASMEVALQGKDGHVVEGVTSCESVLALASSYDVEMPLTDAVHRVCHKGLSVDEAMALLLGRSTKPE, via the coding sequence ATGGCCAGCACAGCGGGCGCCGTTGCGGTGATGGGCGCCGGAGCATGGGGAACGTCGCTGGCCAAGGTGCTCGCTGAGGCCCGCGAAGGGGCTGAACCGGAAGCGCAGATCAGGCTGTGGGCCCGGCGATCCGACGTCGCCGAGCAGATCAACGCCACCCGCTACAACCCCGCCTACCTGCCCGGCACCCCGTTGCCGCCGGGCATCCGGGCCACCGCCGACGCGGCCGAGGCGCTACACGGCGCGACAACGGTGCTGCTGGGCGTCCCGGCGCAGAACCTGCGCAGCAACCTCGAGCAGTGGGCGCCGCTGATCGCCGACGGCGCGACCCTGGTCAGCCTGGCCAAAGGCATCGAGCTGGGCACCCTGATGCGAATGAGCCAGGTCATCGTCTCGGTGACCGGCGTCGACACGTCGCAGGTCGCGGTGATCTCCGGGCCGAACCTGGCCAGTGAAATCGCCGAATGTCAACCCACCGCCACCGTGGTCGCGTGCAGCGACTCCGGGCGCGCGGTTGCGCTGCAGCGCATGCTGAACACCGGCTACTTCCGCCCGTACACCAACAGCGACGTGGTCGGTACCGAGATCGGCGGGGCCTGCAAGAACGTCATCGCGCTCGCGTGCGGGATGGCGGCCGGCGTCGGGCTGGGCGAGAACACCGCCGCGGCGATCATCACCCGCGGTCTGGCCGAGATCATGCGGCTTGGCATCGCGCTGGGCGCCAAGGGGGCGACCCTGGCGGGCCTGGCCGGTGTGGGTGATCTGGTGGCTACCTGCACGTCTCCGCATTCGCGCAACCGGTCGATGGGCGAGCGCCTGGGCCGGGGCGCAAGCATGGAGGTGGCCCTGCAGGGAAAGGACGGCCACGTCGTCGAGGGCGTGACGTCGTGCGAATCCGTGCTCGCGCTGGCGTCCAGCTACGACGTCGAGATGCCGCTCACCGACGCGGTACACCGGGTCTGCCACAAGGGACTCTCGGTCGACGAGGCGATGGCCCTGCTGCTGGGCCGCAGCACCAAGCCGGAATGA
- a CDS encoding D-alanine--D-alanine ligase family protein: MSGGRRVRVAVVFGGRSNEHAISCLSAGSILRNLDPQRFDVVAIGITPEGSWVLTDGDPDALAISNRQLPGVTIGSGTELALPADPRRSGQLVSLPPGAGEVLGSVDVVFPVLHGPYGEDGTIQGLLELAGVPYVGAGVLSSAVGMDKEFTKKLLAAEGIPVGPYVVLRPSQQTLAPEERERLGLPVFVKPARGGSSIGVNRVASWDELATAVTDARRHDPKLIVEAAINGRELECGVLEMPDGTIEASTVGEIRVAGVRGREDGFYDFETKYLDDAAELDVPAKVDDEIADDVRQLAMRAFRAIDCQGLARVDFFLTEDGPVINEVNTMPGFTTISMYPRMWAASGIDYRSLLATMVETALVRGTGLR; encoded by the coding sequence GTGTCAGGGGGCCGCCGGGTGCGCGTTGCTGTCGTCTTCGGTGGGCGCAGCAACGAGCACGCCATCTCGTGCCTGTCCGCGGGCAGCATCCTGCGCAACCTCGACCCGCAGCGATTCGATGTGGTCGCGATCGGCATCACCCCCGAAGGCTCCTGGGTGCTCACCGACGGCGATCCGGACGCGCTGGCGATCAGTAACCGGCAACTGCCCGGGGTGACCATCGGATCGGGAACCGAGCTGGCGCTGCCGGCCGATCCGCGGCGCAGCGGCCAGCTGGTGTCACTGCCGCCGGGCGCCGGTGAAGTGCTGGGTTCGGTCGACGTGGTCTTCCCGGTTCTGCACGGCCCCTACGGCGAGGACGGCACCATCCAAGGGCTGCTCGAGCTCGCCGGTGTGCCCTACGTCGGCGCCGGTGTGCTGTCCAGCGCGGTCGGGATGGACAAGGAATTCACCAAGAAGCTGCTTGCCGCCGAGGGGATTCCGGTCGGGCCGTATGTGGTGCTGCGCCCGTCGCAGCAGACGCTGGCGCCCGAGGAACGCGAGCGGCTGGGTTTGCCGGTGTTCGTCAAACCCGCGCGTGGTGGTTCGTCGATCGGGGTCAACCGGGTAGCGAGTTGGGACGAACTGGCCACCGCGGTGACCGATGCTCGCCGGCACGATCCGAAGTTGATCGTCGAAGCCGCGATCAATGGTCGCGAGCTGGAGTGCGGTGTGCTCGAAATGCCGGACGGCACAATAGAAGCCAGCACGGTGGGAGAAATCCGGGTGGCCGGTGTGCGCGGCCGCGAGGACGGCTTCTACGACTTCGAAACGAAATACCTGGACGACGCAGCCGAATTGGATGTACCCGCCAAGGTCGACGACGAGATCGCAGACGACGTGCGGCAATTGGCGATGCGCGCGTTCAGGGCCATCGACTGCCAGGGCCTGGCCCGGGTCGACTTCTTCCTCACCGAGGACGGGCCGGTGATCAACGAGGTCAACACGATGCCGGGGTTCACCACGATCTCGATGTACCCGAGGATGTGGGCGGCCAGCGGCATCGACTACCGGAGTCTGCTGGCCACCATGGTCGAAACGGCCCTGGTCCGGGGCACGGGTCTGCGCTAA
- a CDS encoding DUF3515 domain-containing protein — MTGSDSDDPGGPPRALLIAAVVVAVLAIGIVLVVAATREAPPQPVALPTVPAPQAGSPACHALSAALPQRLGDYQRAPLAQPAPEGATAWRTGTGNEPVVLRCGLDRPTAFVVGSPIQIVDRVQWFEVAAEPQSGGDAGRSTWYTVDRPVYLALTLPSGSGPTPIQQLSEVIDHTIAAVPIDPARPGGR; from the coding sequence ATGACCGGTTCGGACTCCGACGACCCAGGCGGACCGCCGCGGGCCCTACTGATCGCCGCGGTTGTAGTGGCGGTCCTCGCCATCGGCATCGTGCTTGTGGTCGCGGCGACCCGCGAAGCGCCGCCGCAGCCGGTCGCCCTGCCCACGGTGCCGGCGCCGCAGGCCGGCAGCCCGGCATGCCACGCGCTGTCGGCGGCGCTGCCACAGCGGCTTGGCGACTATCAGCGTGCGCCGTTGGCACAGCCGGCACCCGAGGGCGCGACCGCCTGGCGCACCGGAACCGGCAACGAGCCGGTGGTATTGCGCTGCGGGCTCGACCGTCCGACCGCCTTTGTGGTCGGTTCCCCGATCCAGATCGTCGACCGGGTGCAGTGGTTCGAGGTAGCGGCCGAGCCGCAATCCGGCGGCGACGCAGGCAGATCCACCTGGTACACGGTGGACCGGCCGGTGTATCTGGCGCTGACCCTGCCGTCGGGATCCGGACCGACACCGATCCAGCAGCTTTCCGAGGTGATCGACCACACCATCGCGGCGGTGCCGATCGACCCCGCCCGGCCCGGCGGACGTTAG
- a CDS encoding thiamine-phosphate kinase — protein MREEVSGESPTLGQLGEFAVIDRLVRGRVQPDAVLLGPGDDAAVVSAGDGRSVVSTDMLVAGRHFRLDWSTPHDVGRKAIAQNAADIEAMGGRATAFVVGFGAPADTPAADAGALVDGMWDEAARVGAGIVGGDLVSSPLWVLSVAVLGDLGGRAPVLRSGAKPGAVLAVAGELGRSAAGYSLWHNEISGFDELRARHLVPEPPYGQGAAAAAAGAQAMIDVSDGLVADLRHVADASAVGIDLSTAALAPDRDALSEAAAAAGVDPWSWVLAGGEDHALVACFAAEVPSGWRVIGRVLDGPARVLVDGAQWQGYAGWQSFEG, from the coding sequence GTGCGCGAAGAAGTATCGGGCGAGTCGCCCACCCTGGGGCAGCTCGGTGAATTCGCCGTCATCGACCGGCTGGTGCGCGGCCGGGTGCAGCCCGATGCGGTGCTGCTGGGCCCGGGTGACGACGCGGCGGTGGTTTCGGCCGGTGACGGCCGCAGCGTGGTGTCGACCGACATGCTGGTGGCGGGCCGGCATTTCCGGCTGGACTGGTCCACGCCGCATGACGTCGGCCGCAAGGCGATAGCCCAGAACGCCGCCGACATCGAAGCGATGGGCGGGCGGGCCACGGCGTTCGTGGTCGGCTTCGGCGCCCCCGCCGATACGCCGGCGGCGGACGCGGGCGCGTTGGTCGACGGAATGTGGGACGAGGCCGCGCGCGTCGGCGCCGGCATCGTCGGCGGCGACCTGGTCAGCTCCCCGCTATGGGTGTTGTCGGTGGCGGTGCTGGGCGACTTGGGCGGCCGGGCGCCCGTGCTGCGCTCGGGGGCAAAGCCCGGAGCGGTGCTTGCCGTCGCCGGTGAACTGGGCCGTTCGGCGGCGGGATACTCGTTGTGGCACAACGAGATTAGTGGATTCGACGAGCTGCGTGCCCGCCACCTGGTGCCCGAGCCGCCCTACGGCCAGGGCGCGGCGGCCGCGGCCGCGGGTGCGCAGGCGATGATCGACGTCTCCGATGGCCTGGTCGCCGACCTGCGGCATGTCGCCGACGCGTCGGCAGTGGGAATCGACTTGTCAACCGCGGCGCTGGCTCCCGATCGCGACGCGCTGAGCGAGGCCGCGGCGGCGGCCGGGGTCGATCCATGGTCGTGGGTGCTGGCCGGTGGCGAAGACCACGCCCTGGTGGCTTGTTTCGCCGCTGAAGTGCCATCCGGGTGGCGCGTGATCGGGCGGGTGCTCGACGGGCCGGCCCGGGTACTCGTCGACGGCGCGCAGTGGCAGGGATACGCGGGTTGGCAATCGTTCGAGGGCTGA
- a CDS encoding uracil-DNA glycosylase — MTARPLSELVEQGWASALEPVAEQVTKMGQFLRDEIAAGRKYLPAGPNVLRAFTFPFDQVRVLIVGQDPYPTPGHAVGLSFSVAPEVRPLPRSLSNIFDEYSADLGYPPPSCGDLTPWAQRGVLLLNRVLTVRPSNPASHRGKGWEAVTECAIRALVARSQPLVAILWGRDASTLKPVLAEGNCVAIESPHPSPLSASRGFFGSRPFSRANELLSGMGADPIDWRLP, encoded by the coding sequence GTGACCGCGCGCCCGTTGAGTGAACTCGTCGAGCAGGGGTGGGCGAGTGCGCTCGAGCCGGTGGCCGAACAGGTGACCAAGATGGGGCAGTTCCTGCGCGACGAGATCGCGGCCGGCCGCAAATACCTGCCTGCCGGTCCGAATGTGTTGCGCGCCTTCACTTTCCCTTTCGACCAGGTGCGGGTGTTGATCGTCGGACAAGATCCCTACCCGACGCCGGGGCATGCGGTGGGCCTGAGTTTCTCGGTGGCTCCCGAGGTGCGTCCGCTGCCGCGCAGTCTGTCCAACATCTTCGACGAATATTCGGCCGACCTGGGTTACCCGCCACCGTCGTGCGGCGATCTGACGCCCTGGGCTCAGCGTGGCGTGCTGTTGTTGAACAGGGTCCTCACGGTTCGTCCGAGCAACCCGGCGTCGCATCGCGGCAAGGGCTGGGAAGCCGTCACCGAGTGCGCGATCCGCGCCCTGGTCGCCCGGTCGCAGCCGCTGGTGGCGATCCTGTGGGGCCGCGACGCGTCCACCCTCAAACCGGTTCTGGCAGAGGGCAATTGCGTGGCGATCGAGTCGCCGCACCCCTCGCCGTTGTCCGCCTCACGCGGATTCTTCGGCTCGCGTCCGTTCAGCCGCGCCAACGAGCTACTCAGCGGGATGGGCGCCGACCCGATCGACTGGCGGCTGCCCTAA
- a CDS encoding oxidoreductase, with protein MARWLITGCSTGFGREIARAALEAGHSVVVTARRAEAVQDLADEFGDRAAAVALDVTDAAQIAAAVAAADEAFGGIDVLVNNAGHGYLSSVEEGEDAEVRKLFDVNYFGAVDMIKAVLPAMRARGSGHIINISSMTGLVANPPNAYYSSTKFALEAVTEALATEVRPLGIKVTAIEPGAFRTDWATRSMKESGSPIADYADVAARKDLIKQFADHLPGDPRKVAEAVLMVTTLDEPPLRLLLGRDVLKAIRDKIAAMSASIEEWKAVTKDVNFA; from the coding sequence ATGGCGCGCTGGCTGATCACCGGTTGCTCCACCGGCTTCGGACGTGAGATCGCCCGCGCAGCACTGGAAGCCGGTCACAGCGTGGTGGTGACCGCGCGGCGGGCCGAGGCGGTGCAGGATCTGGCCGACGAATTCGGGGACCGGGCCGCCGCTGTCGCGCTCGATGTGACCGATGCCGCCCAGATCGCCGCCGCAGTGGCTGCGGCCGACGAGGCGTTCGGCGGGATCGACGTCCTGGTCAACAACGCCGGTCACGGGTATCTGTCCTCGGTCGAAGAGGGTGAGGACGCCGAGGTCCGAAAGTTGTTCGACGTCAACTACTTCGGCGCCGTTGACATGATCAAGGCGGTACTTCCCGCCATGCGTGCCCGCGGCAGCGGCCACATCATCAACATCTCGTCGATGACCGGCCTGGTGGCCAACCCGCCCAACGCCTACTACTCCTCGACCAAGTTCGCGCTCGAGGCGGTAACCGAAGCGCTGGCCACCGAGGTACGGCCGCTGGGCATCAAGGTGACCGCCATCGAGCCGGGCGCCTTCCGGACCGACTGGGCCACCCGGTCGATGAAGGAATCGGGCAGCCCGATCGCCGATTACGCCGACGTGGCCGCACGCAAGGACCTGATCAAGCAGTTCGCCGACCATCTGCCCGGCGACCCACGCAAGGTGGCCGAGGCGGTGCTGATGGTCACCACGCTTGACGAACCACCGTTGCGGCTGCTGCTGGGCCGCGACGTTCTGAAGGCGATACGCGACAAGATCGCTGCGATGTCGGCGTCGATCGAAGAGTGGAAAGCCGTCACGAAGGACGTGAACTTCGCGTGA
- a CDS encoding sulfotransferase family protein — protein MFDVAAVLADAQRKETLTDWGPGEFEGPLRVLLDDYAGADLNAIGVHILRSGIVHSLRMRLRTQEWIRRHPEILDEQVAAPIVVVGMMRSGTTLLQRLLAADPRFVCAYGWEVVEVAPRLDYGFGAADDPRIAISEAREAKSRELAPDLFAIHPMYAREAEEEIVFLADAFLSHVPESGAHLPRYRSWLDEQDFSPAYDYLHRMLQFVQWQKRQRQVGRHRPPQRWVLKSPAHLGYLDLLRARFPDLHIVHMHRDPRTTIASGASLNATLHAMHADTVDVHRVGAQWLQRMGWTNDRAMSTRAGWTDDAAVVTDIGFDDAVADPIGQVARVYDAVGLPLTAAAEDAMRRWLVERPREAARPPYGLEKYGLLPEQVDERFTLYNKRFGQHIGGTAHA, from the coding sequence GTGTTTGACGTCGCGGCCGTGCTGGCCGACGCGCAGCGCAAAGAGACGCTAACCGATTGGGGCCCAGGCGAATTCGAGGGGCCGCTGCGGGTGCTGCTGGACGATTATGCGGGCGCCGACCTCAATGCCATCGGTGTGCACATCCTGCGCTCCGGCATCGTGCACAGCCTGCGCATGCGGCTTCGGACCCAGGAGTGGATCCGCCGGCACCCGGAGATCCTCGACGAGCAGGTCGCCGCGCCGATCGTCGTCGTCGGAATGATGCGCAGCGGCACCACCCTGTTGCAGCGACTGCTGGCCGCCGACCCGCGTTTCGTCTGCGCCTACGGCTGGGAGGTTGTCGAGGTCGCGCCGCGGCTCGACTATGGTTTCGGCGCCGCCGACGATCCCCGCATCGCGATCAGCGAAGCGCGCGAAGCGAAATCCCGCGAACTGGCGCCGGATCTGTTCGCGATCCACCCGATGTACGCACGCGAGGCCGAAGAAGAGATCGTCTTTTTGGCCGACGCGTTTTTGTCCCACGTGCCCGAATCCGGTGCACACCTTCCGCGTTACCGGTCCTGGCTCGACGAACAGGACTTCTCCCCCGCCTACGACTACCTGCACCGCATGCTGCAATTCGTCCAATGGCAGAAGCGGCAACGTCAGGTGGGGCGGCACCGACCCCCGCAGCGCTGGGTGCTGAAATCGCCCGCGCACCTTGGGTATCTGGACCTACTGCGCGCGCGGTTCCCCGATCTGCACATCGTGCACATGCACCGCGACCCGCGCACCACGATCGCGTCCGGCGCCAGCCTCAACGCCACTCTGCACGCGATGCACGCCGACACCGTCGATGTACATCGGGTGGGCGCGCAGTGGCTGCAGCGGATGGGCTGGACCAACGATCGGGCCATGTCGACCCGCGCCGGCTGGACCGACGATGCCGCCGTGGTGACCGATATCGGATTCGACGACGCGGTGGCCGATCCGATCGGACAGGTGGCCCGCGTCTACGACGCCGTCGGCCTGCCGCTCACCGCTGCCGCCGAGGATGCGATGCGGCGCTGGCTGGTCGAGCGCCCCCGCGAGGCCGCCCGCCCGCCCTACGGGCTGGAGAAATACGGCTTGCTTCCCGAGCAGGTCGATGAACGATTCACTTTGTACAACAAGCGTTTTGGACAGCATATCGGAGGAACTGCACATGCCTGA
- a CDS encoding nuclear transport factor 2 family protein, which produces MSDSGREITNLIYTYAELLDGGDLDGVAGLFAHGRICGMEDGPPETVFEGSARVRQMYDMATRIYEDGTPKTKHNTSNVQLHIDEAAGTARSTSYYCVTQATPELPLQVIVTGHYKDTFHRVDGAWWFDSRVMFVDQVGDVSQHLKF; this is translated from the coding sequence ATGAGTGACAGCGGACGCGAAATCACCAACCTGATCTACACGTACGCCGAGCTCCTCGACGGCGGCGACCTGGACGGGGTGGCCGGGCTTTTCGCGCATGGCCGCATCTGCGGCATGGAAGACGGCCCGCCGGAGACGGTGTTCGAGGGGTCCGCCCGGGTGCGCCAGATGTACGACATGGCCACCCGGATCTACGAGGACGGCACCCCGAAGACCAAACACAACACCAGCAATGTGCAGCTTCACATCGACGAGGCCGCGGGCACCGCACGCAGCACGTCCTACTACTGCGTCACGCAGGCCACCCCCGAGCTTCCGCTGCAGGTGATCGTCACCGGCCACTACAAGGACACCTTCCACCGGGTGGACGGAGCCTGGTGGTTCGACAGCCGCGTCATGTTCGTCGACCAGGTCGGCGACGTCAGCCAGCACCTGAAGTTCTGA
- a CDS encoding SDR family NAD(P)-dependent oxidoreductase: protein MTLPWTPSRLGNLTGKRVIVTGATNGVGLGTAQALTKAGAHVILAVRNTDLGTQRAAEMGGSTSVIKLDLADLSSVRAFSDQVDGDIDILINNAGTLCDQRKETVDGFEMTLGTNLLGPFALTNLLLPRVRSQIINVGSDAHKSATLRLDDMHLRRNKWTRLGSYAMSKLGVMLWGLELDRRLRAAASPIVTQLTHPGWVASNLSNISDAPLMSLVQKGVTVVADRFANDIAEGAATTLYCISEPVPPGSFVGVSGRLGLRGEPALIGRTPLASNYDVAARLVAFAEEQTGTTLPL, encoded by the coding sequence GTGACATTACCTTGGACGCCGAGCCGACTCGGCAACTTGACCGGCAAGCGAGTCATCGTGACGGGGGCAACCAACGGCGTCGGCCTGGGCACCGCGCAGGCGCTGACCAAAGCCGGTGCCCATGTGATCCTGGCCGTGCGCAACACCGACCTGGGCACGCAGCGCGCCGCGGAGATGGGCGGCTCGACGTCGGTGATCAAGCTCGATCTCGCGGACCTGTCCTCGGTGCGGGCCTTTTCCGATCAGGTCGACGGGGACATCGACATCCTGATCAACAACGCCGGCACGCTCTGCGACCAGCGCAAGGAGACCGTCGACGGCTTCGAGATGACGCTGGGCACCAACCTGCTCGGGCCGTTCGCGTTGACCAATCTGCTGCTGCCCCGGGTGCGTTCGCAGATCATCAACGTCGGCTCCGATGCGCACAAGTCGGCGACGCTGCGCCTCGACGACATGCACCTGCGTCGCAACAAGTGGACGCGGCTGGGCTCCTATGCCATGTCCAAGCTCGGCGTCATGCTGTGGGGGCTTGAGCTGGATCGCCGGCTGCGCGCGGCCGCCTCGCCGATCGTCACGCAGCTGACTCATCCCGGATGGGTGGCCTCGAACCTGTCGAACATCTCGGACGCGCCGTTGATGTCGTTGGTGCAAAAGGGCGTCACGGTCGTGGCCGACCGGTTCGCCAACGACATCGCCGAAGGCGCGGCCACCACGTTGTACTGCATCAGCGAGCCGGTGCCGCCGGGCAGCTTCGTCGGTGTCAGCGGCAGGCTCGGGCTGCGCGGCGAGCCGGCGCTGATCGGCCGCACACCGCTGGCGTCAAACTACGACGTTGCCGCCCGCCTGGTGGCTTTCGCCGAAGAACAGACGGGCACCACGCTGCCGCTATAG
- a CDS encoding mycofactocin-coupled SDR family oxidoreductase — MGELDNSVAVITGAARGQGRSHAVALAEQGADIIAVDICADIDAIPYPLGTKADLEESARLVEAAGRKAVPVVADVRDLSQLQAGVQTAINELGEVDIVIANAGVVAIGDTEIRNEPVFNSIVDTNLKGVWHTLLATVPSIIRGGKGGSIVMVSSSQGLTGRGGDGTAAMFAYAASKHGVVGLMRSAANAYAPHKIRVNSIHPAGVMTPMILNDFVVNRMLENPNPAVAQMLLPDVPLVEPQDVTEAVLWLVGPRARYITGVSIPVDAGHIVM, encoded by the coding sequence ATGGGTGAACTCGACAACTCGGTCGCCGTCATCACCGGTGCGGCACGCGGTCAGGGACGCAGCCACGCGGTGGCGCTCGCCGAACAGGGCGCCGACATCATCGCCGTGGACATCTGCGCCGATATCGACGCGATTCCCTATCCGTTGGGGACCAAAGCGGATCTCGAAGAAAGCGCGCGCCTCGTCGAAGCCGCGGGCCGCAAGGCGGTGCCCGTCGTCGCCGATGTCCGCGACCTGTCGCAGTTGCAGGCCGGGGTGCAGACCGCGATCAACGAACTCGGCGAGGTCGACATCGTCATCGCCAACGCCGGGGTGGTGGCGATCGGTGACACCGAAATCCGTAACGAGCCGGTGTTCAACTCGATCGTCGACACCAACCTCAAGGGGGTCTGGCACACGCTGCTGGCGACGGTGCCGTCGATCATTCGCGGGGGCAAGGGCGGATCGATCGTGATGGTCAGCTCGTCGCAGGGCCTGACCGGCCGGGGCGGCGACGGCACCGCGGCGATGTTCGCCTACGCGGCGTCCAAGCACGGCGTGGTGGGGTTGATGCGGTCGGCCGCCAATGCCTATGCGCCGCACAAGATTCGAGTAAATTCGATCCATCCGGCCGGAGTCATGACCCCGATGATCCTCAACGACTTCGTGGTGAACCGGATGCTGGAGAATCCGAACCCAGCCGTGGCGCAGATGCTGCTGCCCGACGTGCCGCTGGTCGAGCCGCAAGACGTGACCGAGGCCGTGCTGTGGCTGGTCGGTCCCCGCGCGCGCTACATAACCGGCGTATCGATACCCGTCGACGCCGGACACATCGTGATGTAG
- the rpmB gene encoding 50S ribosomal protein L28, translating into MAAVCEICGKGPGFGKSVSHSHRRTSRRWDPNVQTVHVVARPGGNKQRLNVCASCIKAGKVVRG; encoded by the coding sequence ATGGCCGCTGTGTGCGAAATCTGCGGGAAAGGCCCCGGCTTCGGCAAGTCGGTGTCGCACTCCCACCGGCGCACCAGCCGGCGCTGGGACCCGAACGTCCAGACCGTGCACGTCGTGGCGCGTCCGGGTGGCAACAAGCAACGCCTCAACGTCTGCGCGTCCTGCATCAAGGCCGGCAAGGTCGTACGCGGCTAG
- a CDS encoding DAK2 domain-containing protein: MGSSDRLLDAPALRDWAHTAVSDLITHIDEINRLNVFPVADSDTGANMLFTMRSALAEASAGVGADGGPGCVARVASALSAGALNGARGNSGVILSQILRGIADVTATAAADRGGELPHLDAVLLGAALQRGVELVITSMGGQEVPGTIVSVLRAAADAVEKRANEGLAAAITAAGDAAVVALEKTPEQLDVLADAGAVDAGGRGLLVLLDALRSTVGGQPPARTVYQLAPRKQQVAVTPERPTPQFEVMYRLDGSSPPAANALRDRLMKLGDSVAIAAAPFTNQASYSVHVHTDDAGAAVEAGLVAGRLSRIMISSLSSGAVGLPVGSWTKERAVLAVVDGDGAAELFAGEGAHVLQPAADAGDPVTGISAHQLMRAVVDTGAAQVMVLPNGYVAAEELVAGCTAAIGWGIDVVPIPTGSMVQGLAALAVHETDRQAVDDGYTMARAAGGARCGSVRVATESALTWAGRCQPGDGLGIAGDEVLIVAADAPGAAIGLLDLLLASGGDLVTVLVGAGIDDDSVTSVLQEHVHDHHPGTELVTYRTGHRGDALLIGVE, from the coding sequence GTGGGCAGTTCGGATCGTCTGCTCGACGCACCGGCGCTGCGGGACTGGGCGCACACCGCCGTCAGCGACCTGATCACTCACATCGACGAGATCAACCGGCTGAACGTCTTCCCGGTCGCCGACTCCGACACCGGCGCAAACATGCTGTTCACGATGCGTTCCGCGCTGGCCGAGGCCAGCGCCGGGGTCGGCGCCGACGGCGGCCCGGGATGCGTCGCCCGGGTCGCATCCGCCCTGTCCGCGGGTGCGCTCAACGGCGCGCGCGGCAACTCCGGGGTGATCCTGTCGCAGATCCTGCGCGGTATCGCCGACGTCACCGCCACCGCGGCCGCGGACCGCGGCGGTGAACTGCCGCACCTGGACGCGGTGTTGCTCGGGGCGGCGTTGCAGCGCGGCGTCGAGTTGGTGATCACCTCGATGGGCGGCCAGGAAGTCCCGGGAACCATCGTCTCGGTGCTGCGGGCGGCCGCCGACGCCGTCGAGAAGCGCGCGAACGAGGGGCTGGCCGCGGCGATCACCGCGGCCGGCGACGCCGCCGTCGTCGCGCTGGAAAAAACCCCTGAGCAGCTGGATGTGCTGGCCGACGCCGGTGCCGTGGACGCCGGGGGGCGGGGCCTGCTGGTTCTGCTGGATGCGCTGCGCTCGACGGTCGGCGGCCAGCCGCCCGCCCGCACGGTCTATCAGCTCGCACCGCGCAAGCAGCAGGTGGCCGTTACCCCCGAACGGCCGACACCGCAGTTCGAGGTGATGTATCGGCTGGACGGAAGCAGTCCGCCGGCGGCCAACGCGCTGCGGGACCGGCTGATGAAACTGGGTGATTCCGTGGCCATCGCCGCCGCGCCGTTCACCAACCAGGCCAGCTACTCGGTGCACGTGCATACCGACGACGCCGGCGCGGCCGTGGAAGCCGGACTAGTGGCCGGACGGCTGAGCCGGATCATGATTTCGTCGCTGAGCTCCGGGGCCGTCGGGCTGCCCGTGGGCAGCTGGACCAAGGAACGAGCCGTGCTGGCGGTCGTCGACGGTGACGGCGCCGCCGAGCTGTTCGCGGGCGAGGGCGCCCACGTGCTGCAGCCCGCTGCGGACGCGGGCGACCCGGTCACCGGTATCAGCGCTCACCAGCTGATGCGGGCCGTGGTCGACACCGGCGCCGCGCAGGTGATGGTGCTGCCCAACGGTTACGTGGCCGCCGAGGAGCTGGTCGCCGGCTGCACCGCGGCCATCGGCTGGGGCATCGACGTGGTGCCGATACCGACGGGGTCGATGGTGCAGGGGCTGGCCGCGCTGGCCGTGCACGAAACGGATCGGCAGGCGGTCGACGACGGCTACACGATGGCGCGTGCCGCCGGCGGCGCCCGGTGCGGGTCGGTGCGTGTCGCCACCGAGAGCGCGCTGACCTGGGCGGGCCGCTGTCAGCCCGGCGACGGGCTGGGCATCGCCGGCGACGAGGTGTTGATTGTGGCCGCCGACGCGCCGGGGGCGGCGATCGGCCTGCTCGATCTCCTGTTGGCGTCCGGCGGCGACCTGGTGACCGTGCTGGTCGGTGCCGGCATCGACGACGATTCGGTGACGTCCGTCTTGCAAGAGCACGTCCACGACCACCATCCGGGCACCGAGTTGGTGACCTACCGCACCGGCCATCGCGGCGACGCCCTGCTGATCGGCGTCGAGTAA